One region of Petroclostridium xylanilyticum genomic DNA includes:
- a CDS encoding DegV family protein, whose amino-acid sequence MAKIKIITDSTADIPKNLAEELNITVVPLTVHFGEESYKDWYDLTSTEFFEKLKNSDVMPTTSQISPAAFEEVFRKELQENDSIICVTLSSKASGTYQSAVIAKNSIEDADIEVIDSMLLSYGYGMVVVEAAKMAKEGKSKQEIIGRVNYLLERIDTYFIVDTLEYLKKGGRINLAAAVIGNILNIKPVLGIKDGLVVPVDKIRGSKNIIPKMVELIKSKGYNMSNQVVGLAHGAIPDRLEELKEAIENEFHPKGFVISEVGSVIGAHSGPGVIGAFFIRD is encoded by the coding sequence ATGGCAAAAATTAAAATTATTACAGATAGTACTGCAGACATCCCAAAGAATCTAGCAGAGGAACTGAATATTACAGTTGTACCGTTAACAGTTCATTTTGGTGAAGAGTCTTATAAAGATTGGTACGATCTTACTTCCACCGAGTTTTTTGAAAAACTGAAAAATTCCGATGTAATGCCTACTACTTCACAGATTAGTCCGGCAGCTTTTGAAGAAGTTTTTAGAAAAGAGTTGCAAGAAAATGATTCAATTATCTGTGTAACCCTTTCCTCAAAAGCAAGTGGTACTTATCAATCGGCAGTAATTGCAAAGAATAGCATAGAAGATGCAGATATAGAAGTCATCGACTCTATGCTGCTATCTTACGGTTACGGTATGGTAGTGGTAGAAGCTGCTAAAATGGCGAAAGAAGGAAAATCTAAACAGGAGATTATCGGGCGGGTCAATTACTTATTAGAAAGAATAGATACCTACTTTATTGTAGATACGTTGGAATATTTAAAAAAAGGTGGAAGAATCAATCTGGCTGCTGCTGTAATAGGAAATATATTGAATATAAAGCCGGTATTGGGAATTAAAGATGGGCTGGTAGTTCCGGTGGATAAGATACGTGGCAGCAAGAACATTATCCCTAAAATGGTTGAACTTATAAAAAGTAAAGGCTATAATATGTCTAATCAGGTTGTTGGTCTTGCTCACGGTGCTATACCGGACAGGCTTGAAGAATTAAAAGAAGCAATTGAGAATGAATTTCACCCCAAGGGCTTTGTAATTTCAGAAGTAGGCAGCGTAATTGGTGCCCATTCCGGACCGGGAGTTATTGGGGCATTTTTTATAAGAGACTAA
- the gap gene encoding type I glyceraldehyde-3-phosphate dehydrogenase, giving the protein MAIKVGINGFGRIGRNAFKVIMEKFADQIDVVAINDLTDSKTLAHLLKYDSCFGKFDGTVEVKEGAIIVNGKEIKIVAERDPANLPWADLGVQIVIESTGLFTKREAAEKHLKAGAKKVVISAPATNEDITIVMGVNEDQYDPAQHHIISNASCTTNCLAPFAKVIDAEFGIVKGLMTTVHSYTNDQRILDLPHSDLRRARAAALSMIPTTTGAAKAVALVLPQLKGKFNGFALRVPTPTVSIVDMVIETEKPVTKESVNAALKAAAEGPMKGILGYSDEPLVSIDYKGDPRSSIIDGLSTMVMGDNMVKIVSWYDNEWGYSNRIVDLVNYIASKGI; this is encoded by the coding sequence ATGGCAATAAAGGTAGGTATTAACGGCTTTGGAAGAATTGGGAGAAATGCTTTCAAAGTAATTATGGAAAAATTTGCTGATCAGATTGATGTTGTAGCCATCAACGACTTAACAGATTCAAAAACGCTTGCACACCTTTTAAAATATGATTCCTGTTTTGGTAAATTTGATGGCACTGTTGAAGTTAAAGAAGGTGCTATCATTGTTAATGGCAAGGAAATAAAGATTGTTGCAGAAAGAGATCCTGCAAACCTTCCTTGGGCAGATCTTGGTGTACAGATTGTAATTGAATCTACAGGCTTATTTACCAAGAGGGAAGCAGCTGAAAAGCATTTGAAAGCTGGTGCTAAAAAGGTTGTTATTTCTGCACCTGCTACCAACGAAGACATTACAATTGTTATGGGTGTCAATGAAGACCAGTATGACCCTGCACAGCATCATATTATTTCCAATGCATCCTGTACAACAAACTGTTTGGCTCCTTTTGCAAAGGTTATTGATGCTGAATTCGGTATCGTAAAAGGGTTAATGACAACTGTTCATTCATATACAAATGACCAGAGAATTCTTGACCTTCCTCACTCTGACTTAAGAAGAGCTAGAGCTGCAGCACTTTCTATGATTCCTACCACAACTGGTGCAGCAAAAGCTGTTGCTTTAGTATTGCCTCAGCTTAAAGGCAAATTCAATGGTTTTGCACTAAGAGTGCCTACTCCAACTGTATCTATCGTGGATATGGTTATAGAAACTGAAAAACCTGTTACTAAAGAATCTGTTAATGCTGCTTTAAAAGCAGCTGCTGAAGGGCCGATGAAAGGTATCCTTGGATACTCTGATGAGCCTTTGGTATCTATCGATTATAAAGGTGATCCAAGATCGTCAATTATTGACGGTTTATCTACCATGGTAATGGGTGACAATATGGTTAAAATTGTATCCTGGTATGATAACGAATGGGGTTATTCCAATAGAATCGTTGACCTTGTTAACTATATTGCCAGCAAAGGGATTTAA
- the tpiA gene encoding triose-phosphate isomerase codes for MMNKKTIEDIQVSGKRVLVRCDFNVPLDENKNITDENRIVGALPTIKYLMNQGAKVILCSHLGRPKGEFNPKYSLKPVAKRLSELLGKEVVMAEDVIGESAKAAVAAMKDGDVVLLENVRYHKEEEKNDPEFAKALASLADIFVNDAFGTAHRAHASTAGVADYLPAVAGYLIQKEIEVMGKALSNPERPFIAILGGAKVSDKIGVIENLLDKVDALLIGGGMAYTFLKAKGYKIGNSICEEDKLDLARKLMQKAEEKGVDLLLPVGSIVADEFKPDANSMYVPSDAMPDGWMGVDIGHITVEKFANVIKKAKTIIWNGPMGVFEFPRFAEGTKEIAECVAKANAITIIGGGDSAAAVEQLGYADKMTHISTGGGASLEFLEGKVLPGIAVLDDKNPRKKIIAGNWKMNKTPTEAVALVEELKPLVANVDAEVVVCPPFVCIPAVKAAVEGSNIAVGAQNMYFEEKGAYTGEVAPNMLVDLGVKYVIIGHSERRQYFAETDEIVNKKVLTAFKHGLIPIVCVGESLEQREQGITNDLVRMQTKIALRGLTPEQAKQVVIAYEPIWAIGTGKTATAEQANEVNAVIRETIKELFGEEVSTYTRIQYGGSVNAANANELMNMPDIDGGLVGGASLKAEEFSKIVRYND; via the coding sequence ATGATGAACAAGAAGACCATAGAAGACATTCAAGTGTCTGGAAAAAGAGTGCTGGTAAGATGTGATTTTAACGTACCATTGGATGAAAACAAAAATATCACTGATGAAAACCGAATTGTAGGTGCTTTGCCAACTATCAAGTATCTTATGAATCAGGGTGCAAAGGTTATACTTTGTTCACACCTGGGAAGACCAAAGGGAGAATTTAATCCAAAATACAGTCTAAAACCCGTTGCAAAAAGGTTGAGCGAATTATTAGGAAAAGAAGTAGTAATGGCAGAAGATGTAATTGGAGAAAGTGCAAAAGCTGCTGTTGCTGCAATGAAAGACGGAGACGTTGTTTTACTGGAAAACGTAAGGTATCATAAGGAAGAGGAAAAGAACGATCCGGAATTTGCAAAAGCTCTTGCCAGCCTGGCGGATATCTTTGTAAATGACGCTTTTGGAACTGCCCACAGAGCTCACGCTTCAACGGCTGGGGTTGCAGACTATCTTCCAGCGGTTGCCGGATATTTGATTCAAAAAGAAATAGAAGTAATGGGTAAAGCTTTATCTAACCCGGAAAGACCTTTTATAGCTATTTTGGGTGGAGCCAAGGTTTCTGATAAAATAGGAGTTATAGAAAATCTTCTGGATAAGGTAGATGCATTGCTCATAGGCGGAGGAATGGCATATACTTTCTTAAAGGCAAAAGGTTATAAGATTGGTAATTCAATTTGTGAAGAAGATAAACTCGACCTTGCCAGAAAGCTTATGCAAAAAGCGGAAGAAAAAGGTGTTGATTTGTTGCTGCCTGTAGGTAGTATTGTAGCAGATGAATTCAAGCCTGATGCAAATTCTATGTATGTACCTTCTGATGCTATGCCCGATGGCTGGATGGGTGTTGATATCGGCCATATTACTGTAGAAAAATTTGCTAATGTAATAAAGAAAGCAAAAACAATTATATGGAATGGGCCTATGGGGGTATTTGAGTTCCCCAGATTTGCAGAAGGGACAAAAGAGATAGCTGAATGTGTTGCAAAAGCTAATGCTATTACCATTATCGGCGGTGGTGATTCAGCTGCAGCAGTTGAACAACTGGGATATGCAGATAAGATGACCCATATTTCAACCGGCGGTGGTGCTTCCCTTGAATTTTTAGAAGGAAAAGTATTGCCAGGAATAGCTGTATTGGATGATAAAAATCCAAGAAAAAAAATCATAGCCGGAAACTGGAAGATGAATAAGACTCCTACCGAAGCAGTTGCTTTAGTAGAAGAATTAAAACCCCTTGTGGCAAATGTTGATGCGGAAGTAGTTGTATGCCCGCCGTTTGTTTGTATCCCGGCAGTGAAAGCAGCAGTAGAGGGCTCAAACATTGCAGTTGGTGCGCAGAATATGTATTTTGAAGAGAAAGGTGCCTATACAGGAGAAGTTGCGCCTAATATGCTTGTTGATTTAGGTGTAAAGTATGTGATTATAGGTCACTCTGAAAGAAGGCAGTATTTTGCTGAAACTGACGAAATTGTAAACAAAAAAGTATTGACTGCATTCAAGCACGGATTAATACCAATTGTTTGTGTTGGGGAGTCTCTTGAGCAGAGAGAACAGGGTATTACCAATGACCTTGTTAGAATGCAGACAAAGATAGCATTAAGAGGATTAACACCTGAGCAGGCAAAACAAGTAGTTATTGCTTATGAACCTATCTGGGCAATTGGGACAGGAAAGACTGCTACTGCAGAACAGGCTAATGAAGTAAATGCAGTAATAAGAGAAACTATTAAAGAGTTGTTTGGTGAGGAAGTTTCAACCTACACCAGAATACAATACGGCGGCAGTGTAAATGCTGCAAATGCAAATGAATTGATGAACATGCCTGACATTGATGGCGGTTTAGTAGGTGGAGCAAGCCTGAAGGCTGAAGAGTTTAGTAAGATTGTTAGATATAATGACTAA
- the gpmI gene encoding 2,3-bisphosphoglycerate-independent phosphoglycerate mutase yields the protein MKNKLVMLVVLDGYGLNELEKGNAIMAANTPNMDRFMKEYPNTIIHCSGLDVGLPEGQMGNSEVGHTNIGAGRIVYQELTRITKSIKEDEFYHNEILLKAIDNCKKHGSKLHLFGLLSDGGVHSHNTHLYALLELAKREGLEDVYVHCFLDGRDVPPTSGREFVQQLIERMRAIGIGQIATVMGRYYSMDRDNRWERVQKAYEAMVLGAGPVCESAVTAVERSYNDDVTDEFVIPTVITKGGKPTATIEENDSIIFFNFRPDRAREITRTFVDPEFKGFERKKGYFPVHYVCMTQYDAEMPNVSVAFKPQELTNTFGEYISKLGYRQLRIAETEKYAHVTFFFNGGVEAVYEGEDRVLIPSPKVATYDMKPEMSAYEVTEEVVKRINSKEYDVIILNYANCDMVGHTGVFEAAVKAVEAVDECIGRVVEAVQAQDGIILITADHGNSDQMIDYVTGGPHTAHTTNVVPLILIGKDAKLKKGRLADIAPTMLDIMGLEKPKEMTGESLLK from the coding sequence ATGAAAAATAAACTGGTTATGCTTGTTGTCCTGGATGGATATGGGCTAAATGAGTTAGAAAAAGGTAATGCTATAATGGCAGCAAATACTCCTAATATGGATAGGTTTATGAAGGAATATCCAAACACTATTATTCATTGCAGCGGGTTGGATGTAGGACTGCCTGAAGGACAAATGGGAAATTCAGAAGTAGGACATACAAATATTGGTGCTGGAAGAATTGTTTACCAGGAATTAACCAGAATTACCAAATCTATTAAAGAAGACGAATTTTACCATAATGAAATTTTATTAAAAGCAATCGATAATTGCAAAAAACATGGTTCCAAACTTCACTTGTTTGGTTTGCTTTCCGATGGCGGTGTGCATAGCCATAATACACACCTGTATGCTTTATTAGAATTAGCTAAAAGAGAAGGATTGGAAGATGTGTATGTTCATTGCTTCCTTGACGGAAGAGATGTTCCACCTACCTCAGGAAGAGAGTTTGTACAACAACTGATAGAAAGAATGAGGGCAATAGGGATTGGGCAAATAGCTACTGTAATGGGAAGATATTATTCAATGGACCGTGATAATAGATGGGAACGCGTCCAAAAGGCCTATGAAGCAATGGTATTGGGCGCAGGCCCTGTCTGTGAATCGGCTGTTACGGCGGTAGAGAGGTCCTATAATGATGATGTTACTGATGAATTTGTAATTCCTACAGTGATTACAAAGGGTGGAAAACCAACAGCGACTATAGAGGAGAATGACTCTATCATTTTCTTTAATTTCCGCCCGGACAGGGCCAGAGAAATTACCCGTACATTTGTAGACCCTGAGTTCAAGGGCTTTGAAAGAAAAAAGGGTTACTTCCCTGTACATTATGTGTGCATGACACAATACGATGCCGAAATGCCTAATGTATCAGTGGCTTTTAAACCCCAGGAACTTACCAATACTTTTGGGGAATATATCAGCAAACTTGGCTACAGGCAGCTCAGAATTGCAGAGACAGAGAAATATGCCCATGTAACCTTCTTTTTCAACGGTGGTGTAGAAGCAGTCTATGAGGGAGAAGACAGGGTATTAATTCCATCCCCCAAGGTGGCAACTTATGACATGAAGCCTGAAATGAGTGCTTATGAAGTGACTGAAGAGGTAGTAAAGAGAATAAATTCTAAAGAATATGATGTTATCATATTAAATTATGCAAACTGTGATATGGTAGGACATACCGGAGTTTTTGAAGCTGCTGTAAAAGCTGTTGAGGCAGTAGATGAATGCATAGGAAGAGTGGTAGAAGCTGTACAAGCCCAGGATGGAATAATACTTATTACTGCCGACCACGGCAACTCAGACCAGATGATTGACTATGTGACAGGAGGCCCCCACACAGCCCATACAACTAACGTAGTGCCTCTTATCTTGATTGGAAAAGACGCAAAACTTAAAAAAGGAAGATTGGCTGATATCGCTCCTACCATGCTGGATATCATGGGGCTGGAAAAGCCAAAGGAAATGACAGGTGAAAGCTTGCTTAAATAA
- the eno gene encoding phosphopyruvate hydratase, whose translation MKQYIEIQDVFAREIMDSRGNPTVEVEVVVEGGYVGRAAVPSGASTGIFEAVELRDGDKNRYLGKGVTKAVENVNNEIAEAIIGMNVLDQVAIDKTMIALDGTPNKGRLGANAILGVSLACAKAAAEALGMSLYQYIGGTNAKVLPVPMMNILNGGAHANNNVDIQEFMIMPVGADSFKKALQMCAEVFHNLKKVLSEMGNTTAVGDEGGFAPNLSKDEEALDVIMKAIERAGYKPGDDFRIAIDAASSEWYKEDGKYHLPKSGAVKTKEEMVQYWADLADRYPIISLEDGVAEDDWEGWKLLTEKIGDRVQLVGDDLFVTNTERLEKGINLGVANSILIKVNQIGSLTETLDAIQMANRAGYTAVVSHRSGETEDTTIADIAVAVNAGQIKTGAPSRTDRVAKYNQLLRIEEELGETAQYLGLKAWFNLKNK comes from the coding sequence ATGAAGCAGTATATTGAAATTCAAGACGTTTTTGCGAGAGAAATTATGGATTCCAGAGGAAATCCTACGGTTGAGGTTGAAGTAGTGGTAGAAGGAGGGTATGTAGGAAGAGCTGCTGTTCCTTCCGGCGCATCTACTGGTATTTTTGAAGCTGTCGAATTAAGAGACGGTGACAAGAATAGATACCTTGGAAAAGGTGTAACCAAAGCTGTTGAGAATGTAAACAATGAAATTGCAGAAGCAATCATCGGTATGAATGTATTGGATCAAGTTGCTATTGATAAGACTATGATTGCATTGGATGGTACTCCTAACAAGGGAAGATTAGGTGCTAATGCAATATTAGGTGTATCTCTGGCTTGTGCAAAAGCTGCTGCTGAAGCACTTGGAATGAGCCTCTACCAGTACATAGGAGGAACTAATGCAAAAGTACTTCCCGTACCAATGATGAACATATTAAACGGCGGAGCTCATGCAAATAATAACGTCGATATTCAAGAATTCATGATTATGCCTGTAGGAGCTGACAGCTTCAAAAAAGCATTACAGATGTGTGCAGAAGTATTCCACAACCTTAAGAAAGTATTATCTGAAATGGGTAACACTACTGCTGTAGGCGATGAAGGTGGATTTGCTCCTAACCTCAGCAAGGACGAAGAAGCTTTGGATGTAATCATGAAAGCTATCGAAAGAGCCGGATACAAACCTGGCGATGACTTCAGAATTGCTATCGATGCAGCTTCCTCTGAATGGTATAAAGAAGATGGAAAATATCATCTTCCAAAATCCGGAGCTGTTAAGACCAAAGAAGAAATGGTACAATACTGGGCTGACCTGGCTGACAGATATCCAATCATTTCCCTTGAAGACGGTGTTGCTGAGGATGACTGGGAAGGTTGGAAACTTTTAACTGAAAAAATTGGTGACAGAGTTCAATTGGTTGGAGACGATTTATTTGTAACCAATACTGAAAGATTGGAAAAAGGTATCAATCTTGGTGTAGCAAACTCCATTCTTATCAAGGTTAACCAGATCGGTTCCTTAACTGAAACCCTGGACGCTATCCAAATGGCTAACAGAGCAGGCTATACTGCAGTTGTGTCTCACCGGTCCGGAGAAACTGAAGATACAACAATTGCTGATATTGCGGTTGCTGTAAATGCAGGACAGATTAAGACCGGAGCACCTTCAAGAACTGACCGTGTTGCAAAATACAACCAGTTATTAAGAATTGAAGAGGAACTGGGAGAAACTGCCCAATACCTGGGATTAAAAGCCTGGTTCAATCTTAAAAACAAATAA
- the secG gene encoding preprotein translocase subunit SecG, translating to MTIFITIIHIIVAISLIAIVLLQSGKSAGLSGSIAGGAETFFGKNKGRTIDAILSKWTSVAAVVFIVTSLLLALLR from the coding sequence ATGACTATATTTATAACAATTATACATATAATTGTTGCTATTTCCTTAATTGCGATTGTTCTTTTACAGTCAGGAAAAAGTGCTGGTTTGTCTGGCTCTATTGCAGGTGGTGCAGAAACTTTTTTTGGTAAAAACAAAGGAAGAACAATTGATGCAATATTAAGCAAGTGGACATCCGTTGCTGCCGTTGTATTTATTGTTACCTCACTTTTATTGGCGCTCTTAAGATAA